A single Defluviitalea saccharophila DNA region contains:
- a CDS encoding class I SAM-dependent methyltransferase: MKSFKDKSQESYNQKADNLEEITVEPHSHILDVACGNATFLKILSNKYDIKGYGIDISEKMIENAKKRCPDMTFEISSCEHTPFDDQMFDIITVCAAYHHFPDPKAFAKEASRIIKPKGQLYIADIYPSFIIRAILNPFVPLSKAGDVKFYAPKEIQRNFEEHGFEMVKFNNQDHIQILGFRRL, from the coding sequence ATGAAGTCTTTTAAAGATAAATCACAAGAAAGTTATAATCAAAAAGCAGACAACTTAGAAGAAATTACTGTAGAACCTCATAGTCATATTTTAGATGTTGCCTGCGGGAATGCAACATTCCTTAAAATATTATCTAATAAATATGATATTAAAGGATATGGAATTGATATTTCAGAAAAGATGATTGAAAATGCTAAAAAGAGATGCCCTGATATGACATTTGAAATAAGCAGTTGTGAGCATACACCTTTTGATGATCAAATGTTTGATATAATAACTGTTTGTGCAGCATATCACCATTTCCCTGATCCAAAAGCATTTGCTAAAGAAGCGAGTCGAATTATAAAACCGAAAGGGCAATTATATATAGCGGATATATACCCTTCATTTATCATTCGTGCAATTTTGAACCCATTTGTTCCATTATCAAAAGCAGGAGATGTTAAGTTTTATGCTCCAAAAGAAATCCAACGCAATTTTGAGGAACATGGTTTTGAAATGGTAAAATTTAACAATCAAGATCATATTCAAATTCTCGGATTTCGTAGATTGTAA
- a CDS encoding acyltransferase — MKRQWIPEIQIMRGILIFCVVLIHVLYIPISRLNALTMTYSIYYAFNRAIQFAVPGFIFIASILMTYNLEQEKMDALKFYKRKINVILMPYLFWSVVYILCRYFVGAIEYQQLISVSDWAFWILFGKGYSHLYFMSVIIQVYLLAPLLIGLIQRLKKIIL, encoded by the coding sequence ATGAAAAGACAGTGGATACCAGAGATACAAATCATGAGGGGAATCTTGATCTTTTGTGTGGTGCTTATTCATGTTTTATATATTCCCATTAGCAGACTCAATGCATTAACCATGACCTACAGTATATATTATGCATTCAATAGAGCCATTCAGTTTGCGGTTCCGGGGTTTATATTCATCGCTTCCATTTTAATGACTTATAATTTAGAGCAGGAAAAAATGGATGCGCTGAAGTTTTATAAGAGAAAGATTAATGTGATATTAATGCCCTATTTGTTTTGGAGTGTTGTATATATTTTGTGCAGATATTTTGTTGGAGCCATAGAATATCAGCAATTGATCTCTGTTTCTGACTGGGCCTTTTGGATTTTATTTGGAAAGGGTTATTCCCATCTTTACTTTATGTCCGTTATTATTCAAGTATATCTCTTAGCACCTTTACTGATTGGGCTTATACAAAGGCTGAAAAAAATCATTTTGTAA
- a CDS encoding PHP domain-containing protein, translating into MKICLHIHSRYSHDSDVSVKDIIHEAERLGYDVISITDHNTVKGSLEALEYKDSNVSIIPGAEFSTEFGHVLAYFIDDSIEKNTPKVDEKRFDFFKLVENIRYINGVIILAHPFNSKLKEHMEILNSIDGIERYNARLDSFYFKNKSNSFIKPLLNRKNFIYLGGPDAHSLEELSHCYTITKEFSLDPEAFKKALFNQSIVYYKTSVNYAISKAKIHNIKKFKPKHIVKNIIRMMYGILEIVYTKVLRCRQYEIIYIGKESKP; encoded by the coding sequence ATGAAAATATGTTTGCATATCCATTCTAGATACTCCCATGACTCTGATGTCTCGGTAAAAGATATTATCCATGAGGCAGAGAGACTAGGATATGATGTTATATCTATTACAGATCACAATACTGTAAAAGGGAGCTTAGAAGCGCTGGAATATAAAGATTCTAATGTTTCTATTATTCCGGGAGCAGAATTTTCTACGGAATTCGGACATGTACTGGCATATTTTATAGATGATTCTATAGAAAAAAATACCCCGAAGGTAGATGAAAAGCGCTTTGACTTTTTTAAGCTGGTAGAAAATATCAGATACATCAATGGTGTGATTATATTGGCACATCCCTTTAACAGTAAGTTAAAAGAGCATATGGAGATTTTAAATAGTATTGATGGCATAGAGAGATACAACGCTCGCTTAGACTCATTTTATTTTAAAAACAAATCCAATAGCTTTATAAAACCTTTACTAAATAGAAAGAATTTTATTTATCTGGGGGGGCCTGATGCCCATTCCTTAGAAGAATTAAGTCATTGCTATACGATTACAAAAGAATTTTCTTTAGATCCAGAGGCCTTTAAGAAAGCCCTTTTTAACCAAAGTATCGTATATTATAAGACCTCAGTGAATTACGCCATATCAAAAGCAAAGATCCATAATATAAAAAAGTTTAAGCCAAAGCATATAGTCAAAAATATTATAAGAATGATGTATGGAATTTTAGAAATTGTTTACACTAAAGTACTGAGGTGTAGACAATATGAGATTATATACATTGGCAAGGAAAGTAAACCATAG
- a CDS encoding polysaccharide deacetylase family protein: protein MRLYTLARKVNHRIKQKRREDAGKYLSPVRRLEKFSVPVGEKVVSMTFDDGPMNMPANPTPDPKYENWGLTKILIDIMGEYGARGTFNVVGTTEYNYPDKQGMIHKPTWSGVKHDHYPQFGKDQYAGAKNQKELIKALIDNGHEISNHGYKHILFGKNHLVYGSREHFSNIYEVVSDLRQLHDLLKTEFNYDIMMSRPPHYIDKIPDGFTSYDAYALMKYDYLAASFDGGGWLPTVGDYKEDVRRMVEPLENALKNDANALDGQIIFQKDGYNMSLMTPVATALKEQLEILKRYGYKVIPVRELKQKYPFEDFCDTSKNFEIARDLDQKGYIIGYKTNEFKPDKELTIGEMVMMTLTKDDYKKALEQICNSPRDKSIYLQQPYYLGFLHYNRLDLMDRADSIAKKEDIERFYKESLGISPSIQKNELKRFEYLEIVNELVYHLV, encoded by the coding sequence ATGAGATTATATACATTGGCAAGGAAAGTAAACCATAGGATTAAACAAAAACGAAGAGAAGACGCAGGAAAATACTTATCTCCTGTAAGAAGACTTGAAAAATTTTCCGTTCCTGTTGGGGAAAAAGTAGTATCGATGACATTTGACGATGGCCCGATGAATATGCCGGCCAATCCGACTCCGGACCCCAAATATGAAAACTGGGGACTCACAAAAATATTAATTGATATTATGGGTGAGTATGGAGCAAGGGGAACTTTTAATGTTGTTGGTACGACAGAATATAATTATCCGGATAAACAAGGTATGATCCATAAACCAACCTGGAGCGGCGTGAAGCATGACCACTATCCCCAATTTGGAAAAGATCAGTATGCAGGGGCAAAGAATCAAAAGGAACTCATTAAAGCACTGATAGACAATGGTCATGAAATTTCAAATCATGGGTACAAACATATCTTATTTGGTAAAAACCATTTGGTATATGGCAGCCGAGAGCATTTTTCCAATATCTATGAAGTTGTATCGGATTTGAGACAATTACATGATTTGCTTAAAACTGAGTTTAATTATGATATAATGATGTCAAGACCGCCGCATTATATTGACAAAATTCCAGATGGTTTTACTTCTTATGATGCTTATGCATTGATGAAATATGATTATTTAGCTGCAAGCTTTGATGGAGGGGGTTGGTTGCCTACAGTCGGAGATTATAAAGAAGATGTCAGAAGAATGGTTGAGCCTTTAGAAAATGCATTAAAGAATGATGCGAATGCATTAGATGGCCAGATCATATTTCAAAAAGACGGCTATAATATGTCTTTAATGACACCGGTAGCCACAGCATTAAAAGAACAATTAGAAATCTTAAAAAGATACGGATACAAAGTGATTCCTGTAAGAGAATTAAAGCAGAAATATCCTTTTGAAGATTTCTGTGATACATCAAAGAATTTTGAAATTGCTAGAGACTTAGACCAAAAAGGATACATAATAGGATATAAAACCAATGAATTTAAACCGGATAAAGAACTGACTATTGGTGAAATGGTCATGATGACTTTAACAAAAGATGACTACAAAAAAGCCCTTGAACAAATTTGCAATTCTCCAAGGGATAAGTCGATTTACTTGCAGCAACCGTATTACTTAGGATTTTTGCACTATAACAGATTGGATTTAATGGACAGAGCCGATTCTATCGCAAAAAAAGAAGACATAGAAAGGTTTTACAAAGAGAGTTTAGGCATTAGTCCATCTATTCAAAAGAATGAATTAAAGAGATTTGAATATTTAGAGATAGTAAATGAACTTGTATATCATTTAGTATAA
- a CDS encoding ATP-grasp domain-containing protein, whose amino-acid sequence MQKVLIDSVDKRMTAPLVDYLRHEGYEVHGICFRDTKVISNHLNSIFAISKDNIKEDLKNVFLKFSDEDYLLVGNPLIIEAVNEIQPQMKYIVPNQETVLKITNKRWLMELAYNLGIKAPRNDAKDYPLVIKLNNSEKTHLKPQQRYKIVHNDEEYKKAIESMKDNEGNLLVQEYVTGKGFGVSMLLDYDSNLVDYIMHERLLEYPVAGGPSAICITRHKKELVANAYKLLKELKWTGYAMVEFKGDYLIEINPRYWGSMPLLFVAKSSFFTNYLRVLDNTHIAINETIVPYKLNAKMYYFPQAYLAVLAFIKKGKINQALKSLGDILTAKEGVFSLSNPTPFMNYLKSLVGRNMK is encoded by the coding sequence ATGCAAAAAGTATTGATTGATAGTGTTGATAAAAGAATGACGGCGCCTTTAGTAGACTACCTTAGGCACGAAGGCTATGAAGTGCATGGGATTTGTTTTAGAGATACTAAAGTCATCAGCAATCATCTAAATTCCATTTTTGCAATTTCCAAAGACAATATCAAAGAAGACTTAAAAAATGTTTTTCTTAAGTTTTCAGACGAGGATTATTTGCTTGTGGGTAATCCCCTGATCATTGAAGCAGTCAATGAAATACAGCCGCAGATGAAATACATAGTGCCAAACCAAGAAACCGTTTTAAAAATCACCAATAAAAGATGGCTTATGGAGCTCGCTTATAATTTAGGCATAAAGGCTCCTAGAAATGATGCAAAAGACTATCCTTTGGTAATCAAACTCAATAATTCTGAAAAAACTCATTTAAAGCCTCAGCAGAGATACAAGATTGTTCATAACGATGAAGAATACAAAAAAGCTATAGAATCTATGAAGGATAATGAGGGCAATTTACTGGTTCAAGAATACGTAACTGGCAAAGGTTTTGGCGTTTCTATGCTTTTAGATTATGATTCGAATTTGGTAGACTATATCATGCATGAACGCCTTTTAGAATATCCTGTTGCCGGAGGACCCAGTGCCATTTGCATTACCAGACATAAAAAAGAATTGGTTGCTAATGCATATAAGCTTTTAAAAGAATTAAAATGGACAGGCTATGCCATGGTAGAATTTAAAGGGGATTATTTGATTGAAATTAATCCCAGGTATTGGGGAAGTATGCCCCTCCTATTTGTGGCTAAGTCTTCTTTTTTTACTAATTATCTTAGAGTTTTAGACAATACCCATATTGCAATCAATGAAACCATTGTTCCATACAAACTGAATGCTAAAATGTACTATTTCCCTCAAGCCTATTTAGCTGTACTAGCCTTTATAAAAAAAGGTAAAATAAATCAAGCTCTTAAATCCTTGGGAGATATTCTTACGGCTAAAGAGGGGGTATTTAGTTTAAGTAATCCAACACCGTTTATGAATTATTTAAAATCTCTAGTTGGGAGAAATATGAAATGA
- a CDS encoding stalk domain-containing protein, whose product MKRMKRVLVFGILLSMIFNLTFTKVYADETPEQDNTVSETDINIIINEEFFKPSVKPIIKNGRILAPLRSIFEAMSIEVEWNAEERTVYASKENTTVKITIDSPMVFRNEEPVELDQPAIIYKDSTYVPLRFVGEAFGGNVEWDANNKTAIITTNFIIPPKIQEYTNMSILVDKKRVNTSFSPIMSDKVGMVPAEPVFRAMGVKSFNDYITGEFVGIKDGVELRISIGDKKATVNGYPITYQGKIIDYNETLYVPLKFIEQVFNATTVWNGSTKEVSIFNKEATFALKFLDKEFIGGGVVPTNAPEPKAEGNTRLMISDNPETLSERTIPYDAATLWQDIVEEDEEYVNHIVFGYHENKFDEPVTIGITIENLSDTNDIELVSTRGVAKTSSRGWGIYDVGLKVAELSISNQLPYIPLDKTAIRSRSSQVIDDFYVSSGNLIGFQYEFKVKKRSGTGKLNYIIRTVISKNDGLNLTSIKDKPLPLDYDNKHPRGTWTFANLTTELPTYEAGSWQTAYSISNGKTDNIFSAETSLGKEYGTVSNIGHYGATYKIKVPVVNNTGETKTIRVRLNPRGGRCAAAVKNYDGFFNIPEMNSEYASTIIEYVLEDGQEEVLEFEMMNAGGSSLPIAINIITVN is encoded by the coding sequence ATGAAGCGAATGAAAAGGGTACTAGTTTTTGGCATTTTATTAAGCATGATTTTTAACCTAACATTTACAAAAGTCTACGCAGATGAGACTCCAGAACAAGATAATACAGTTTCTGAAACAGATATCAATATCATTATTAATGAAGAGTTTTTCAAGCCTTCCGTTAAACCGATTATCAAAAACGGCAGAATATTAGCTCCTTTAAGATCAATCTTCGAAGCAATGAGCATCGAAGTGGAGTGGAACGCAGAAGAAAGGACTGTATATGCTAGTAAAGAAAATACTACGGTAAAAATAACCATTGATTCGCCTATGGTTTTCAGGAATGAAGAGCCGGTTGAATTAGATCAGCCGGCGATCATCTACAAAGATAGTACTTATGTTCCTTTAAGATTTGTCGGTGAAGCTTTTGGTGGGAATGTAGAATGGGATGCAAATAATAAAACCGCTATCATTACTACCAACTTTATTATTCCTCCAAAAATTCAGGAATATACCAACATGAGTATCCTTGTAGATAAAAAAAGAGTGAATACTTCCTTTAGTCCTATTATGAGTGATAAAGTTGGTATGGTTCCAGCAGAGCCTGTATTTAGAGCTATGGGTGTTAAATCCTTCAATGATTATATAACAGGAGAATTTGTTGGAATTAAAGATGGCGTTGAGTTAAGAATCAGCATTGGAGATAAGAAAGCAACTGTCAATGGATATCCAATAACATACCAAGGTAAAATTATAGATTATAATGAGACACTCTATGTTCCGTTAAAATTTATTGAACAAGTTTTTAATGCGACAACAGTATGGAATGGATCAACAAAAGAAGTAAGTATCTTTAATAAAGAAGCAACCTTTGCCCTGAAATTCTTAGACAAGGAGTTTATTGGAGGAGGTGTCGTTCCTACCAATGCTCCAGAACCTAAAGCTGAGGGCAATACGAGATTAATGATTAGTGACAATCCGGAAACCCTTAGTGAAAGAACGATTCCTTATGATGCAGCGACTCTTTGGCAGGATATTGTGGAAGAAGATGAGGAATATGTCAACCACATTGTATTCGGATATCATGAAAATAAGTTTGATGAGCCTGTAACCATAGGGATTACAATTGAGAATTTATCGGATACCAATGACATTGAGCTTGTGAGTACAAGAGGTGTTGCTAAAACCAGCAGCAGAGGCTGGGGAATATACGATGTGGGATTAAAAGTAGCTGAACTCAGTATAAGCAATCAACTACCTTACATCCCATTGGATAAAACAGCGATAAGATCTAGAAGTTCACAAGTTATTGACGATTTCTATGTGAGTTCAGGAAATCTTATTGGATTCCAATATGAATTTAAAGTAAAGAAAAGATCAGGAACCGGAAAACTCAATTATATTATACGTACTGTTATTAGTAAAAACGACGGATTGAATCTGACTTCCATAAAAGACAAGCCCCTGCCCCTGGATTATGATAATAAGCATCCAAGGGGAACCTGGACCTTCGCGAATCTGACAACGGAGCTTCCTACATATGAAGCCGGATCTTGGCAGACTGCCTATTCAATATCTAATGGAAAGACAGATAATATTTTCTCAGCTGAAACCAGCCTGGGAAAAGAATATGGAACTGTCAGCAATATTGGGCATTATGGAGCTACTTATAAGATCAAGGTTCCGGTTGTAAACAATACTGGGGAAACAAAAACGATTCGTGTTCGCCTAAATCCAAGGGGAGGACGATGCGCAGCGGCGGTAAAGAATTATGATGGATTCTTTAACATCCCTGAAATGAATTCTGAATATGCATCAACCATTATAGAGTATGTTTTAGAAGATGGGCAAGAAGAAGTACTGGAATTTGAAATGATGAATGCAGGGGGCTCCAGTCTCCCAATTGCAATTAATATCATAACAGTAAACTAA
- a CDS encoding transposase: protein MIITRKIELAVIGTEEEKQASWELIRYYHNIIPQLNNFIITQIFLNNLIEEKFAVHDKIYTEKINLCERKISELYNKLKRKNQQIKEIVEEDQSKKEKLIKEKETILKDIEKLKKKKSGYFFEGRTEARNKFKEIYNVTLQGSINQMIRSIDHFADIPDTIISPAISELSFYKNEIYKIKLGESSIRYYKKGMPFNTRGRDLKFEIQDKDIYIRWVKGIKFKLIFGRDRSNNKAIVDKILSEEYKVCDSKIQLKDKKLFLLLCVDIPDNVHVLDEDKVLGVDLGIKVPAYISVNEGYFRQAIGNVDEFLKIRMQMQRRRRQLQKALKYTSGGKGRKKKLKALDTFEETEANWVRTYNHKLSKAIVEAALKQNCKTINLEFLKGYGEKETNKFILRNWSYYQLQQFIEYKAKRYGIDVRYIDPYHSSQTCSECGHYEEGQRIDQETFICKKCGFKDNADYNASKNIAKSTKYVQSKYECEYFKNHNSVDV from the coding sequence ATGATTATAACAAGAAAAATTGAACTAGCTGTTATAGGAACAGAAGAGGAGAAACAAGCAAGTTGGGAATTGATACGATATTATCACAATATAATACCGCAATTAAATAATTTTATTATTACACAAATTTTCCTTAACAATTTAATTGAAGAAAAATTTGCAGTTCACGATAAGATTTACACTGAAAAAATTAATTTATGTGAAAGAAAGATTAGTGAACTATATAATAAATTAAAAAGAAAGAATCAACAGATTAAAGAAATAGTTGAGGAAGATCAAAGTAAAAAAGAGAAGCTAATAAAAGAGAAAGAAACTATTTTGAAAGATATTGAGAAGTTAAAAAAGAAAAAAAGTGGTTATTTCTTTGAAGGAAGAACAGAGGCACGAAATAAATTTAAAGAAATTTATAATGTTACGTTACAAGGTTCAATAAATCAAATGATAAGAAGTATTGATCATTTTGCAGACATTCCTGATACAATAATATCACCAGCTATATCTGAACTGAGTTTTTATAAGAATGAAATCTATAAGATTAAACTAGGAGAATCTAGTATACGTTATTATAAGAAAGGGATGCCTTTTAACACTAGAGGTAGAGACTTGAAATTTGAAATACAAGATAAAGACATTTACATTAGGTGGGTCAAAGGAATTAAATTTAAACTTATCTTTGGACGGGATAGAAGTAATAATAAAGCAATTGTGGATAAAATATTAAGTGAAGAATATAAGGTATGTGATAGCAAAATACAGCTTAAGGATAAAAAGTTATTTTTACTACTGTGTGTGGACATTCCTGACAATGTACATGTATTAGATGAAGACAAAGTTTTAGGTGTTGACTTAGGAATAAAAGTACCTGCTTACATAAGTGTAAACGAGGGATACTTTAGACAGGCAATAGGTAATGTTGATGAATTTTTAAAGATAAGAATGCAAATGCAAAGAAGAAGAAGACAATTACAAAAGGCACTTAAATATACTTCAGGGGGCAAAGGAAGAAAGAAAAAGCTCAAAGCATTAGATACTTTCGAAGAAACAGAAGCTAACTGGGTGAGGACATATAATCATAAGTTATCTAAAGCTATAGTTGAAGCAGCGCTAAAACAAAACTGTAAGACTATAAATCTTGAGTTTCTAAAAGGATATGGAGAAAAAGAAACAAATAAATTTATCCTTAGAAATTGGTCATATTATCAACTTCAACAATTTATTGAATATAAGGCAAAAAGATACGGTATTGATGTTAGATATATAGATCCTTATCATTCATCTCAAACTTGTAGCGAATGTGGTCATTATGAAGAAGGTCAACGTATTGACCAAGAGACCTTTATCTGTAAGAAGTGTGGATTTAAAGATAATGCTGATTATAATGCCAGTAAGAATATTGCAAAGAGTACTAAGTATGTTCAATCAAAATATGAATGTGAATATTTTAAGAATCATAATTCTGTCGATGTGTGA
- a CDS encoding DDE-type integrase/transposase/recombinase, with protein sequence MDSIITYLLLYIQYLHKQIFDLLLFISKHIPLKQWAFDDSNSPDYQKFKTDKLPIIRKFEKQDFHFLLDYYQWKYGKVLKPVRTQKNKPRTVPEDTVCPLCNAPHQYLYDNNGGKGQFQCKICGQTFVTGEIVKTPITFVCPYCGHSLTPKKDRKHFRVHKCVNKNCSYYTANLKKLPKDLSPSKKHNYKLHYIYREFTLDFFDMDLNPLPSWATSFKFKKQSAHIMGLCLTYHVNLGLSLRKTAQALRDIHGVSISHTMVANYARTAAVLIKPFVDTYDYKPSSTLAADETYIKVKGIKGYIWFIMDAVSKSILGYQVSDNRGVGPCILAMRMALNNFKNGLPKAFKFIADGYSAYPLAAQQFALKEQKFFDITQVIGLSNDDAVSKKFRPFKQMIERLNRTFKASYRVTCGYGSEDGAAYGVSLWVAYYNFLRPHDLYSWKRPLNEVALLQNASNMPGKWQLLLFLGQQTILQMQKSQSS encoded by the coding sequence ATGGACTCAATTATAACTTACTTACTACTATATATTCAATACTTGCATAAACAAATTTTTGATTTATTATTATTTATCTCAAAGCATATCCCTCTTAAACAGTGGGCTTTCGATGATTCTAATAGCCCTGATTACCAAAAATTTAAAACTGACAAACTTCCCATTATCCGGAAGTTTGAAAAACAGGACTTTCATTTCCTTCTTGATTACTATCAATGGAAGTATGGTAAAGTTTTAAAGCCTGTTCGTACTCAAAAGAATAAACCTAGAACAGTTCCCGAAGATACTGTTTGCCCTCTTTGCAATGCTCCTCATCAGTATCTCTACGATAATAATGGCGGTAAAGGTCAGTTTCAGTGCAAGATTTGTGGCCAGACATTTGTAACCGGTGAAATAGTTAAAACACCGATCACTTTTGTATGTCCTTATTGTGGACATTCACTTACTCCTAAGAAAGATCGGAAACACTTCCGTGTTCACAAGTGTGTAAACAAGAACTGTTCCTATTACACTGCTAATCTTAAGAAGCTGCCTAAAGACTTAAGTCCTTCAAAAAAGCATAATTATAAACTTCACTACATCTACCGTGAATTCACTCTAGATTTCTTTGACATGGATTTAAACCCTTTACCGTCTTGGGCTACTTCCTTTAAATTCAAGAAACAATCAGCTCATATCATGGGGCTTTGCCTTACTTATCATGTTAATCTTGGACTTTCACTTCGAAAAACTGCTCAAGCTTTAAGAGATATCCATGGTGTCTCTATTTCTCATACCATGGTTGCTAATTATGCACGTACTGCCGCTGTGCTTATTAAACCTTTTGTGGATACCTACGACTATAAACCTTCTTCTACCCTTGCTGCAGATGAGACTTATATCAAGGTAAAAGGCATCAAGGGATATATTTGGTTTATAATGGATGCTGTTTCCAAGTCCATTCTCGGTTATCAGGTTTCTGATAATCGTGGTGTTGGGCCTTGTATTTTAGCTATGCGTATGGCTCTTAATAACTTTAAGAATGGTCTTCCAAAAGCTTTTAAGTTTATTGCTGATGGTTACAGCGCCTATCCTTTAGCTGCTCAGCAGTTTGCTTTAAAGGAACAAAAGTTTTTTGATATTACTCAAGTTATTGGGCTATCCAATGATGATGCTGTATCGAAAAAATTTCGTCCTTTTAAACAGATGATCGAACGACTGAATCGTACCTTTAAAGCTTCCTATCGAGTTACTTGTGGTTATGGTAGTGAAGATGGTGCAGCCTATGGCGTTAGTCTGTGGGTTGCCTACTATAACTTCCTTCGTCCCCATGATTTATACAGCTGGAAACGTCCTTTAAATGAAGTAGCCTTACTTCAAAATGCAAGTAATATGCCTGGCAAATGGCAGTTGCTTCTCTTTCTTGGTCAGCAGACCATTCTACAGATGCAGAAGTCTCAATCGAGCTAG
- a CDS encoding acyltransferase family protein produces MSLSTFTDWAYTKAEKNHFVTLITGIGIQIIFYWINKLYIYKIFPYPATLFYWYFIIVWLGLWIGCNYSQRLQIMEKYFKPILFIVLISMGFYIKMCFDIELSRPINNFTFQMLWYVYVFFASTIILKVSRAITLRDNGIKFIFNKMGKYSFSIYLIHPFIVTALKDIVKTNNPIVLTLFTIIAPIMIIIASIFTAKFLQKMKSIVLFQGKFTVDQHHREHRV; encoded by the coding sequence ATATCTCTTAGCACCTTTACTGATTGGGCTTATACAAAGGCTGAAAAAAATCATTTTGTAACACTGATTACTGGTATAGGAATACAAATTATTTTTTATTGGATCAATAAGCTTTATATTTATAAAATTTTTCCCTATCCTGCAACTTTATTCTATTGGTATTTTATAATTGTGTGGTTAGGCCTTTGGATTGGATGCAATTATTCTCAGCGGCTTCAAATCATGGAGAAATATTTTAAACCCATCCTTTTTATAGTGTTAATCTCCATGGGGTTTTACATAAAAATGTGTTTTGATATAGAACTGAGTAGACCCATTAATAATTTTACTTTTCAAATGTTATGGTATGTATATGTATTTTTTGCCTCCACCATTATTCTAAAGGTATCAAGAGCGATAACCTTAAGGGATAACGGTATTAAGTTTATATTTAATAAAATGGGCAAGTATTCTTTTTCAATATATTTGATTCATCCCTTTATTGTGACAGCTCTTAAAGACATTGTAAAAACCAATAATCCAATAGTATTGACGCTTTTTACTATAATAGCCCCTATAATGATCATCATAGCATCCATATTTACAGCTAAATTTCTACAGAAAATGAAAAGCATCGTTTTATTTCAAGGAAAGTTTACTGTTGATCAGCATCATAGAGAACACAGAGTATAA